A genome region from Sphingobium sp. WTD-1 includes the following:
- the trpB gene encoding tryptophan synthase subunit beta: protein MTDTITLPNSLRSQPDDNGHFGAFGGRYVAETLMPLILELEKVYKAAKADPEFHAEYAELLRSYVGRPNPLYYAERLTEALRAKAEPGKGAKIYLKREELNHTGAHKINNCIGQALLARRMGKKKVIAETGAGQHGVATATVAALFGMECKIFMGAKDVERQKPNVFRMKLLGAEVIPVHSGSSTLKDSMNDALRYWVSNVHDTFYIIGTAAGPHPYPELVRDFQSIIGKEIRSQIMEAEGRLPDMLIAPVGGGSNAIGMFHPFLDDPEVAMIGVEAAGEGLDKKHAASLAGGASGILHGNRTYLLQDEDGQITEAHSISAGLDYPGIGPEHSWLHEIGRVKYLPIKDDEALESFQTLSRLEGIIPALESAHAVAAAEQVAPTLDGDKIIVVNLSGRGDKDIFTVADALGVEM, encoded by the coding sequence ATGACCGACACCATTACCCTGCCCAACAGCCTTCGTAGCCAGCCGGACGATAACGGCCATTTCGGCGCCTTTGGCGGCCGCTATGTCGCCGAGACGCTGATGCCGCTGATCCTGGAACTGGAAAAGGTCTATAAGGCAGCCAAGGCCGATCCCGAATTTCACGCCGAATATGCCGAGCTGCTGCGCTCCTACGTCGGCCGTCCCAACCCGCTTTACTATGCCGAACGGCTGACCGAAGCGCTGCGCGCCAAGGCCGAACCCGGCAAGGGCGCCAAAATCTACCTCAAGCGCGAGGAACTCAACCACACCGGCGCGCACAAGATCAACAATTGCATCGGCCAGGCGCTGCTCGCCCGCCGCATGGGCAAGAAGAAGGTCATCGCCGAAACCGGCGCGGGCCAGCATGGCGTCGCCACCGCGACCGTCGCCGCCCTGTTCGGCATGGAATGCAAGATCTTCATGGGCGCCAAGGATGTCGAGCGGCAGAAGCCCAACGTCTTCCGCATGAAGCTGCTCGGCGCCGAGGTGATCCCGGTCCATTCCGGCTCCTCGACGCTCAAGGATTCGATGAACGACGCCCTGCGCTACTGGGTATCGAACGTCCATGACACTTTCTACATCATCGGCACCGCCGCCGGCCCGCACCCCTATCCGGAGTTGGTGCGCGATTTCCAGTCGATCATCGGCAAGGAAATCCGCTCGCAGATCATGGAAGCCGAAGGCCGCCTGCCCGACATGCTGATCGCCCCGGTCGGCGGGGGCTCCAACGCCATCGGCATGTTCCACCCCTTCCTCGACGATCCCGAAGTCGCGATGATCGGTGTGGAAGCCGCCGGCGAAGGCCTCGACAAGAAGCATGCCGCCTCGCTGGCTGGCGGCGCATCGGGCATATTGCACGGCAACCGCACCTATCTGCTCCAGGACGAGGACGGCCAGATCACCGAAGCGCACAGCATTTCGGCTGGCCTCGACTATCCCGGCATCGGCCCGGAACATAGCTGGCTGCACGAGATCGGCCGGGTGAAATATCTGCCGATCAAGGATGATGAGGCGCTGGAAAGCTTCCAGACCCTCTCCCGCCTCGAAGGGATCATCCCCGCGCTCGAATCCGCCCATGCCGTGGCCGCCGCCGAACAGGTCGCGCCGACGCTGGACGGGGACAAGATCATCGTCGTCAATCTGTCGGGCCGGGGGGACAAGGATATCTTCACCGTCGCCGACGCGCTGGGAGTGGAGATGTGA